Proteins from a genomic interval of Quercus lobata isolate SW786 chromosome 11, ValleyOak3.0 Primary Assembly, whole genome shotgun sequence:
- the LOC115967226 gene encoding uncharacterized protein LOC115967226 translates to MPGCAIFERVFWTFGPSIEGFQHCRPVISIDGTFLYGKYIGTLLIASAWDGDNKLFPLAYAIVEKETDDSWYWFLHCIQINVTNREGFCVIFDRHPGIMVVIRTICQSTRWYHRFCLRHMASNFNQQIENKNLKAIVMWASMENQLRKYQITRDRITQLSADVELTYYRCVAYFVDRYTKACAEVTAGDCITAYAKNKFNKWEKKAPKHSVPMFSHEDGLFEVRTPINPNSAYRGNHRHEVYKISCSHVIAVCKYQGISAMRYIDRCYHLEEQVACYAPRFRMVPDSVHWSEPNFPVLYPNVKLRREKGRPRITRFRNEMDEGAEHQPRPLCSFCRQESHNRSTCPTRTVAGSTSG, encoded by the exons ATGCCAGGCTGTGCGATATTCGAGAGAGTGTTCTGGACTTTTGGTCCATCAATTGAAGGTTTTCAACATTGTAGACCAGTGATTAGTATAGATGGAACTTTCCTATATGGTAAGTACATAGGTACGTTACTGATTGCATCAGCGTGGGATGGTGACAACAAACTTTTTCCACTTGCCTATGCCATTGTGGAGAAGGAAACTGATGATAGCTGGTATTGGTTTTTGCATTGTATTCAGATTAATGTCACTAATCGGGAAGGGTTTTGTGTCATATTTGATCGTCATCCTGGTATAATGGTAGTGATACGGACTATATGTCAGTCAACACGTTGGTATCATCGTTTTTGCCTTCGCCATATGGCTAGCAATTTCAATCAACAAATTGAGAATAAAAACTTGAAGGCTATAGTAATGTGGGCAAGCATGGAGAATCAGTTACGAAAGTATCAAATCACCAGGGATAGAATTACTCAATTAAGTGCAGATG TTGAACTTACATACTATCGTTGTGTCGCCTACTTTGTCGATCGGTATACTAAGGCATGTGCAGAGGTTACTGCCGGTGACTGCATTACGGCCTATGCAAagaataaattcaataaatgggaaaaaaaggCACCAAAGCATTCAGTTCCTATGTTCAGTCATGAAGATGGTCTGTTTGAAGTCAGAACACCAATAAACCCTAACTCTGCATATAGGGGTAATCATCGTCATGAG GTTTATAAGATTTCGTGCTCACATGTCATTGCCGTGTGTAAATATCAAGGCATCTCTGCAATGCGATATATCGACCGCTGCTATCATTTGGAAGAACAAGTTGCTTGTTATGCACCTAGATTTCGCATGGTTCCAGACAGTGTACATTGGAGTGAGCCTAATTTCCCGGTCTTGTATCCTAATGTCAAGCTACGCCGTGAAAAAGGTCGACCAAGAATAACTCGGTTTCGAAATGAAATGGACGAAGGGGCAGAGCATCAACCAAGGCCATTGTGTAGTTTCTGTAGGCAAGAAAGCCATAATAGAAGTACATGCCCCACTCGAACTGTGGCTGGCTCCACTAGTGGCTAA